In one window of Burkholderia cepacia ATCC 25416 DNA:
- a CDS encoding FAD-binding and (Fe-S)-binding domain-containing protein translates to MSIASLPRPASPPANAYRDFLAALRAAGFAGEIRADHANRTVQATDNSIYQRLPQAVICPAHADDVQLLARLLAEPAHRDVAVAARGGGTGTNGQSLTDGVVVDLSRNMNRILEIDVERRRVRVQAGVVKDQLNAALKPHGLFFAPELSTSNRATVGGMINTDASGQGSCTYGKTRDHVLELDFVLMGGERLHSDALDDEELERRCARQDRIGKVYRTARRISDDKAALIEAKFPKLNRCLTGYDLAHLREPDGRFNLNSVLCGAEGSLGFVVEAKLNVLPIPKYSVLVNVRYAGFMDALRDARALLAHEPLSIETVDSKVLMLAMKDFVWSSVAEYFPQDDARPTLGINLIEFSGDDADDVDARVRAFVEHLRTDTGVERLGHTLAAGDDAVKRVYAMRKRAVGLLGNVQGEARPQPFVEDTAVPPENLAAYIAEFRALLDGHGLQYGMFGHVDAGVLHVRPALDMKDPKQAALVRPVSDAVAELTQRHGGLLWGEHGKGVRSEYAPAFFGELYPSLQQLKAAFDPYNQFNPGKIATPPDHTMRLLKIDEVPTRGDHDRQIDERVWQSYGTAMHCNGNGACYNFDPDDAMCPSWKATRERVQSPKGRASLMREWLRLQGQAGVDVVAAARARQPFLRGLAGRWRNSRAARNGEADFSHEVYDAMAGCLACKSCAGQCPVKVNVPEFRSRFLELYHQRYLRPVRDYLIGSLEFTMPWMARVPALYNGLMRAGWVRTLLERHVGMVDSPLLSRFDLAAVIREWRVKPADPQALAALSDAQRARSVVIVQDTFTRYFDTEQLATLIELAARTGFQVWLAPLAPNGKALHVQGFLRAFEKAAIRNAGQLAALARSGVALVGLDPAMTLTYRQEYLKVTGLADVPKVALPQEWLLQALPEADSGAVPRVAGSYRLLPHCTEKTNAPDSGKQWAQVFARRGLRLQVQATGCCGMSGTYGHEARNLETSKTIYAQSWAAHVDAADGEGEALATGYSCRSQVKRMSSKQVRHPLQALLDHVRAAGG, encoded by the coding sequence ATGTCGATCGCCTCGTTGCCCCGCCCCGCCAGCCCGCCCGCGAATGCGTACCGTGACTTTCTCGCCGCGCTGCGGGCCGCCGGATTCGCCGGGGAGATCCGCGCGGACCATGCGAACCGGACGGTGCAGGCCACCGACAACTCGATCTACCAGCGCCTGCCGCAAGCGGTGATCTGCCCCGCGCATGCCGACGACGTCCAGCTGCTGGCACGGCTGCTCGCCGAGCCCGCGCATCGCGACGTCGCGGTGGCCGCGCGCGGCGGCGGCACGGGCACCAACGGGCAGTCGTTGACCGACGGCGTGGTCGTCGACCTGTCGCGGAACATGAACCGGATCCTCGAAATCGACGTCGAGCGCCGCCGGGTGCGCGTGCAGGCGGGCGTCGTCAAGGATCAGCTCAATGCGGCGCTGAAGCCGCACGGGCTGTTTTTCGCGCCGGAACTGTCGACGTCGAACCGCGCGACCGTCGGCGGGATGATCAACACCGACGCGAGCGGGCAGGGCAGCTGCACGTACGGCAAGACGCGCGATCACGTGCTCGAACTGGATTTCGTGCTGATGGGCGGCGAGCGGCTGCACAGCGACGCACTCGATGACGAAGAACTGGAGCGCCGCTGTGCGCGGCAGGACCGCATCGGCAAGGTGTACCGCACCGCGCGACGCATCAGCGACGACAAGGCCGCGCTGATCGAAGCGAAGTTTCCGAAGCTCAACCGCTGCCTGACCGGCTACGACCTCGCGCACCTGCGCGAACCCGACGGCCGCTTCAACCTGAACAGCGTGCTGTGCGGCGCCGAAGGTTCGCTCGGCTTCGTCGTCGAGGCGAAACTCAACGTGCTGCCGATCCCGAAGTATTCGGTGCTGGTCAACGTGCGCTACGCGGGCTTCATGGATGCGCTGCGCGACGCGCGCGCCCTGCTCGCGCACGAGCCGCTGTCGATCGAGACGGTCGACTCGAAGGTGCTGATGCTCGCGATGAAGGACTTCGTGTGGAGCAGCGTCGCCGAGTATTTCCCGCAGGACGACGCGCGTCCGACGCTCGGCATCAACCTGATCGAATTCAGCGGCGACGACGCGGACGACGTCGACGCACGCGTGCGTGCGTTCGTCGAGCATCTGCGCACCGATACCGGCGTGGAGCGCCTGGGCCACACGCTCGCGGCCGGCGACGACGCGGTGAAGCGCGTGTATGCGATGCGCAAGCGCGCGGTCGGCCTGCTCGGCAACGTGCAGGGCGAGGCGCGCCCGCAGCCGTTCGTCGAGGACACCGCGGTGCCGCCCGAGAACCTCGCCGCGTACATCGCCGAATTCCGCGCGCTGCTCGACGGTCACGGGCTGCAGTACGGGATGTTCGGCCACGTCGACGCGGGCGTGCTGCACGTGCGCCCGGCGCTCGACATGAAGGACCCGAAGCAGGCGGCGCTGGTGCGGCCCGTGTCGGATGCGGTGGCCGAACTCACGCAGCGCCACGGCGGCCTGCTGTGGGGCGAGCACGGCAAGGGCGTGCGCTCCGAATATGCACCTGCGTTCTTCGGCGAGCTGTATCCGTCGCTGCAGCAGCTGAAGGCCGCGTTCGATCCGTACAACCAGTTCAACCCGGGCAAGATCGCGACGCCGCCGGATCACACGATGCGGCTGCTGAAGATCGACGAAGTGCCGACGCGCGGCGACCACGACCGGCAGATCGACGAGCGCGTGTGGCAGAGCTACGGCACGGCGATGCACTGCAACGGCAACGGCGCGTGCTACAACTTCGATCCGGACGACGCGATGTGCCCGTCGTGGAAGGCGACGCGCGAACGCGTGCAGTCGCCGAAGGGGCGTGCGTCGCTGATGCGCGAATGGCTGCGCCTGCAAGGGCAGGCCGGCGTCGACGTCGTCGCGGCGGCGCGCGCACGGCAGCCGTTCCTGCGCGGCCTGGCTGGGCGCTGGCGCAACAGCCGCGCGGCGCGCAACGGCGAGGCCGATTTCTCGCACGAGGTGTACGACGCAATGGCCGGCTGCCTCGCGTGCAAATCGTGCGCCGGGCAGTGCCCGGTCAAGGTCAACGTGCCCGAATTCCGCTCGCGGTTTCTCGAGCTGTATCACCAGCGCTACCTGCGGCCGGTGCGCGACTACCTGATCGGCTCGCTCGAATTCACGATGCCGTGGATGGCGCGCGTGCCCGCGCTGTACAACGGGCTGATGCGCGCCGGCTGGGTGCGCACGCTGCTCGAGCGGCACGTCGGCATGGTCGACAGCCCGCTCCTGAGCCGCTTCGATCTCGCCGCCGTGATCCGCGAATGGCGCGTGAAGCCGGCCGACCCGCAGGCGCTCGCCGCGCTGAGCGACGCGCAGCGCGCACGCAGCGTCGTCATCGTGCAGGACACGTTCACGCGCTATTTCGATACCGAGCAGCTGGCGACGCTGATCGAGCTGGCGGCGCGCACGGGTTTTCAGGTGTGGCTCGCGCCGCTCGCGCCGAACGGCAAGGCGCTGCACGTGCAAGGTTTTTTGCGCGCGTTCGAGAAGGCGGCGATCCGCAATGCCGGGCAGCTGGCGGCGCTGGCGCGCTCGGGTGTCGCGCTGGTCGGCCTCGATCCGGCGATGACGCTCACGTATCGGCAGGAATACCTGAAGGTGACGGGGCTCGCCGATGTGCCGAAGGTGGCGCTGCCGCAGGAATGGCTGCTGCAGGCGCTGCCGGAAGCGGACTCGGGCGCCGTGCCGCGCGTCGCCGGTTCGTACCGGTTGCTGCCGCACTGCACCGAGAAGACCAATGCGCCCGACAGCGGCAAGCAATGGGCACAGGTGTTCGCACGGCGCGGGCTGCGTTTGCAGGTGCAGGCAACCGGGTGCTGCGGGATGTCGGGCACCTACGGGCACGAAGCGCGCAATCTCGAGACGTCGAAGACGATCTACGCGCAGTCGTGGGCGGCGCACGTCGATGCGGCGGATGGGGAAGGCGAGGCGCTGGCGACCGGTTATTCATGCCGCAGCCAGGTGAAGCGGATGTCTTCGAAGCAGGTGCGCCATCCGTTGCAGGCGCTGCTCGATCACGTGCGGGCGGCGGGAGGATGA